One Bifidobacterium crudilactis genomic region harbors:
- the smpB gene encoding SsrA-binding protein SmpB, producing the protein MAKEQGTVTIANNRRARHDYAIEDHLEAGIALTGTEVKSLREGRASLAESFVSIDRRGEMWLENANIPEYLNGTWNNHAPKRKRKLLLHSAQIAKLSRQTEAKGYTIVPLSMYFKDGRVKIEIALARGKREYDKRQSLREEQDKREAQRAMRYKNMNRGE; encoded by the coding sequence ATGGCTAAGGAGCAGGGGACCGTGACGATTGCCAATAATCGTCGGGCACGTCATGACTATGCCATCGAGGACCACCTTGAGGCGGGTATCGCTTTGACGGGTACCGAGGTGAAATCCTTGCGCGAAGGTCGAGCCTCGTTGGCGGAATCCTTCGTGAGCATCGACAGACGAGGTGAGATGTGGCTGGAGAATGCCAATATTCCTGAGTATCTCAATGGCACCTGGAATAATCATGCCCCCAAACGCAAGCGTAAACTCCTGCTGCACTCAGCTCAGATTGCGAAACTGTCAAGGCAGACGGAAGCCAAGGGGTACACAATCGTTCCGCTGAGCATGTATTTCAAGGACGGCCGCGTCAAAATCGAGATTGCTCTGGCACGCGGCAAACGCGAGTACGACAAGCGGCAATCCCTGCGCGAAGAACAGGATAAGCGTGAAGCGCAACGGGCAATGCGATACAAGAACATGAATCGCGGCGAATAG
- a CDS encoding CHAP domain-containing protein gives MKQTTRFKAVSAGLLCTAMTLAGGIVASTAVVQTAQAVPSYSEYQQKLASSDELKSQLAGVNSALQDKILQLNDLVENQIPAAQKAADAAADAAQSAKQQADAAAERLDAAQKDKSDLEGKIAETGANYDDAKAAVAQLARSSFHGSDASDVMDVVTNTKTTGEFVDKMQSKAAVTRSESEAANDAATTLSDSMNRKQRLEAIEKQIAVLKQQTADQAATAQQAASDASAKQASLNSLREEGSTQQAALESQQSQLSSDSAKEAAQAVMMKAQIDAYNLQLQQQRQQAAANAAAAAASAQGQYKKPSSSSSSSSSNSGSSSANSGSSSSNSGSGNSGSGSSNSGGSNSGSASGMNYSVPGNCPAGATYCYGHRTGNVGNAYPFSQCTWWAYIRRQQLNLPVGSYLGNGQDWANSARALGYLVNHTPHVGAAISLRGGQLGANAQYGHVAIVEQVNANSIIISETGASLQGTIVSRTIYNPGLYWYVHY, from the coding sequence ATGAAGCAGACAACACGTTTCAAAGCTGTCAGTGCGGGACTGCTATGCACAGCGATGACGCTTGCCGGCGGCATTGTGGCCAGCACCGCGGTGGTGCAGACCGCCCAGGCGGTCCCCAGTTATTCCGAATATCAGCAGAAGCTGGCATCCAGTGATGAGCTGAAATCGCAGCTCGCCGGTGTCAATTCGGCGTTGCAGGATAAAATTCTTCAACTCAACGACCTCGTCGAGAATCAGATTCCGGCCGCTCAGAAAGCTGCTGATGCCGCTGCTGATGCCGCTCAATCCGCAAAACAGCAGGCGGATGCCGCTGCTGAACGTCTGGACGCGGCGCAAAAGGACAAAAGCGATCTTGAAGGTAAGATTGCCGAAACCGGTGCGAACTACGATGACGCCAAGGCTGCCGTGGCGCAGTTGGCTCGCAGTAGCTTCCACGGTTCCGATGCATCCGATGTGATGGATGTGGTCACCAATACGAAGACCACTGGCGAGTTCGTCGACAAGATGCAGTCGAAAGCAGCAGTGACGCGCAGTGAAAGCGAAGCAGCGAACGATGCGGCTACAACCCTCAGCGATTCGATGAATCGCAAACAGAGGCTCGAGGCAATCGAAAAGCAGATTGCCGTGTTGAAGCAGCAGACCGCTGATCAGGCGGCCACCGCCCAACAGGCCGCGTCCGACGCCTCCGCCAAGCAGGCAAGCCTCAACTCCTTGCGAGAGGAGGGTAGCACCCAGCAGGCCGCGCTCGAATCTCAGCAGAGTCAGCTTTCTTCCGACTCCGCCAAGGAGGCCGCTCAGGCGGTGATGATGAAGGCTCAGATTGACGCGTACAACCTTCAGCTGCAGCAGCAGCGTCAGCAGGCTGCGGCCAATGCCGCTGCGGCGGCGGCTTCCGCACAGGGCCAGTACAAGAAGCCGTCGAGTTCCTCGTCTTCGAGTTCCTCGAATTCCGGTTCGAGCAGTGCCAATTCCGGTTCGAGCAGCTCGAATTCGGGTTCCGGCAACTCCGGCTCCGGCTCGAGCAATTCGGGCGGGTCCAACTCGGGCTCGGCCTCGGGTATGAACTACTCGGTACCGGGCAACTGTCCGGCGGGTGCGACCTATTGCTACGGTCATCGCACCGGTAACGTCGGCAATGCATACCCCTTCAGTCAGTGCACCTGGTGGGCGTATATCAGAAGACAGCAGCTCAATCTCCCTGTCGGCTCATATCTGGGCAACGGACAGGATTGGGCCAACTCCGCTCGGGCTTTGGGATATCTGGTGAATCACACTCCTCATGTGGGTGCTGCGATTTCCCTTCGTGGAGGCCAGCTTGGTGCCAACGCTCAGTACGGGCATGTGGCTATCGTCGAGCAGGTTAATGCCAATTCCATCATCATCTCCGAAACCGGTGCGAGCCTGCAAGGGACCATCGTGTCCCGCACAATCTACAATCCGGGGCTGTACTGGTACGTACACTACTGA